In Hallerella succinigenes, the following are encoded in one genomic region:
- a CDS encoding FtsX-like permease family protein, with translation MNKLELLIAWRYLGAQRKSLFVSLIGIFSMLGVSIGVFALIVALSAVNGFEEEVTAQMIGKDAHFEMYAYRSDPVEDFNTIADKVMANDSDVVASAPFVIYKVGISSKKVNDGIVLYGIDPERSKKVVDLSEKIVSGNYSLDSLPDSNFDRRPAVILGISLANRLKVLVGDKIILQTFQSTEATMSSGGPKILSCVVSGIFETGMYEYDGNIAYIGIPEAQKLLGMDSNQVSGLQFRVKDQWKASESADRAGEVIGYPYYFIDWKTKNITLLKWMNYEKFIVAAIICLIILVAAFNIISSLIMVVTDKTKEIGILRSMGLSKAGVMRVFMLMGSFIGVGGTILGGTVGLALCGLQQSYHFITLPGDVYVLPYFPVLINPLDVIVVFVVGILLCTLSTLLPAWKASKLDPVGAIRHE, from the coding sequence ATGAATAAACTCGAACTTCTGATTGCATGGCGTTACCTCGGTGCGCAACGTAAAAGCCTTTTTGTTTCGCTGATAGGCATCTTCAGTATGCTGGGGGTGAGTATCGGCGTGTTCGCTTTGATCGTTGCGCTTTCGGCTGTGAACGGCTTTGAAGAAGAAGTCACCGCACAGATGATTGGCAAGGACGCGCATTTTGAAATGTACGCGTACCGCAGCGATCCTGTAGAAGACTTCAATACGATTGCGGATAAGGTGATGGCGAACGACTCCGATGTCGTAGCGTCGGCGCCTTTTGTCATTTACAAAGTCGGCATCAGTTCCAAAAAGGTGAACGACGGCATTGTGCTGTACGGCATCGATCCAGAACGTTCGAAAAAAGTGGTGGACCTTTCGGAAAAGATCGTGAGCGGAAACTATTCGCTCGACAGTCTTCCCGATTCGAATTTTGACCGTCGTCCGGCGGTGATCCTTGGCATTTCGCTTGCGAACCGTCTGAAGGTGCTCGTCGGCGACAAGATCATTTTGCAGACCTTTCAGAGTACCGAGGCGACGATGTCTTCGGGCGGTCCCAAGATTCTTTCTTGTGTCGTCTCTGGAATTTTTGAAACGGGCATGTACGAATACGATGGAAATATCGCCTACATTGGAATCCCGGAAGCACAGAAGCTTTTGGGCATGGATTCAAACCAGGTTTCCGGCCTGCAGTTCCGTGTGAAGGACCAGTGGAAGGCGAGCGAAAGCGCAGACCGTGCGGGCGAAGTCATCGGATATCCGTATTACTTTATCGACTGGAAAACCAAGAACATTACGTTGCTCAAGTGGATGAATTACGAAAAGTTCATCGTGGCGGCGATTATCTGTTTGATCATTCTTGTGGCGGCGTTCAACATTATCAGTTCGCTCATCATGGTGGTGACGGACAAGACGAAGGAAATCGGCATTCTGCGCAGCATGGGACTTTCGAAGGCCGGTGTGATGCGCGTGTTCATGCTGATGGGTTCTTTCATCGGTGTCGGCGGTACGATTCTCGGTGGTACGGTGGGACTTGCGCTCTGCGGTTTACAGCAGTCCTACCATTTCATTACGCTGCCGGGCGATGTTTACGTGTTGCCGTATTTCCCGGTCCTGATCAATCCGCTCGATGTAATTGTCGTGTTCGTGGTCGGTATTCTTCTTTGCACGCTTTCGACGCTCCTTCCGGCTTGGAAGGCTTCAAAGCTCGATCCGGTGGGGGCAATACGCCATGAGTGA
- a CDS encoding ABC transporter ATP-binding protein: MSDILLETKALTRVFCETGERLEILKGVDFELSKNEFCVLTGASGSGKSTFLNLVGALDTPTSGEIIFNGKSLGKMNSAEKDEYHSKKVGFVFQFHHLLAEFTALENVCVPARILNPHANLKTVQEHAEELLQKVGLKDRLKHLPRELSGGERQRVAVARALMNNPDVLLADEPSGNLDEKNARMLNELFKQINEDYKQTLLVVTHDERMAEFATKRVHMQGGILVPYQDFNAKEI; the protein is encoded by the coding sequence ATGAGTGATATCTTGCTTGAAACCAAAGCCTTGACCCGAGTCTTTTGCGAAACGGGGGAACGCCTTGAAATTTTGAAGGGCGTCGATTTTGAACTTTCTAAAAACGAATTTTGCGTGCTAACTGGAGCTTCGGGCTCGGGCAAGTCCACCTTTTTGAATCTAGTGGGCGCCTTGGATACGCCGACTTCGGGCGAAATTATCTTCAACGGCAAGAGCCTTGGAAAGATGAATTCCGCGGAAAAGGATGAATACCATTCGAAGAAGGTCGGATTCGTTTTCCAGTTCCACCATCTGCTTGCGGAATTTACGGCGCTTGAAAACGTCTGCGTTCCGGCTCGCATTTTGAATCCGCATGCGAACTTGAAAACGGTTCAGGAACATGCGGAGGAACTTTTGCAGAAGGTGGGCCTGAAGGACCGCTTAAAGCATTTGCCGCGCGAACTTTCGGGCGGTGAACGTCAGCGTGTTGCCGTGGCCCGCGCCTTGATGAACAATCCGGATGTTCTCCTGGCCGACGAACCGAGCGGCAACTTGGACGAAAAGAATGCCCGGATGCTGAATGAGCTTTTTAAACAAATTAACGAAGATTACAAGCAAACCCTGCTCGTGGTAACGCACGACGAACGGATGGCGGAATTTGCCACGAAACGTGTTCACATGCAGGGAGGCATCTTGGTTCCATATCAAGATTTTAATGCGAAGGAGATTTAA
- a CDS encoding ATP-dependent Clp protease ATP-binding subunit gives MSGRFTDRVRKVLQYARDEARRLNSEHVGTEHLLLGIAREGAGFAAAALKTLGVNLENLAQDVERSISEAGGMMTIGSQLPFTEHAKDVLQAAAVEARMLDDNYIGTEHVLISLLKVSESHAAAALTAAGVEYNALRQAIERVKDESRPQRMDPDLARNFAPRRDKEQKSKTPILDHFGRDLTALARQGKLDPIIGRAEEIERLIQVLCRRKKNNPVLIGEPGVGKTAIVEGLAQKIVNKKIPELLENKRVITLDVAAMVAGTKYRGQFEERLKALIMELQKNENAVILFIDELHTIVGAGGSEGSLDASNIFKPALARGELQCIGATTVDEYRKYIEKDAALERRFQKILVNPPTVEESIRILNGLVDRYERHHKVKYTSEAIRAAVALGDRYLSERFLPDKAIDVIDEAGARMRLASMAVPPELRDMETRLAEATSNKEEALRTEKFEDAAKYRDESDELQKKIAEVKEQWLEKRKTECLIVDEDMIRDVISKMTGIPISRLADEETKKLINLDKEIKLRIIGQDRAVESVVRSIRRSRAGIRDARRPMGSFLFLGPTGVGKTELAKVLSLSLFGAEDSMIRIDMSEYMEKHSISRLIGAPPGYVGYEEGGGQLTEKVRKHPYSVVLLDEIEKAHPDVYNLLLQILDDGQLTDSFGRKINFKNTIIIMTSNVGAREVKHSTGMGFTKLSESDDYERMEATIHEEAKNVFSPEFLNRIDDQIVFRSLNKKDLIQIVDILLGNVQNNLSERGVLLEFSEKAKEAIVDHGYDPALGARPLRRSIQQLVEDELSEGLLMGTFTDFSTVKIDADADGKKLTFTKEDLPGNHS, from the coding sequence ATGTCAGGTCGCTTTACAGATCGTGTGAGAAAAGTCTTGCAGTACGCAAGAGATGAAGCGAGACGTTTGAATTCTGAACATGTCGGAACGGAACACTTGCTTTTGGGCATTGCGCGCGAAGGTGCTGGCTTTGCCGCTGCCGCGCTCAAGACGCTCGGAGTGAATCTTGAAAATCTCGCTCAGGATGTGGAACGCTCGATTTCGGAAGCCGGCGGCATGATGACGATAGGTTCCCAGTTGCCGTTCACCGAACATGCGAAGGACGTTTTGCAGGCTGCCGCTGTGGAAGCTCGGATGCTCGATGACAATTACATTGGGACAGAACACGTTCTGATTTCGCTTTTAAAGGTTTCCGAATCGCATGCTGCCGCCGCTTTGACAGCTGCCGGTGTCGAATATAACGCTCTGCGTCAGGCGATTGAAAGAGTGAAGGACGAATCTCGTCCGCAGAGAATGGATCCTGATCTTGCCCGTAATTTTGCACCGCGCCGCGATAAGGAACAAAAGTCCAAGACTCCGATTCTTGATCATTTCGGTCGTGACTTGACTGCTCTCGCTCGCCAGGGAAAGCTCGATCCGATCATTGGACGTGCTGAAGAAATTGAACGCTTGATTCAGGTGCTTTGCCGCCGCAAAAAGAACAATCCGGTTCTCATCGGCGAACCGGGCGTCGGTAAAACGGCTATCGTCGAAGGTCTCGCTCAGAAGATTGTCAATAAGAAGATTCCGGAACTGCTCGAAAACAAGCGTGTGATTACGTTGGACGTCGCCGCGATGGTCGCCGGTACCAAGTATCGCGGCCAGTTCGAAGAACGCTTGAAGGCTCTGATCATGGAGCTTCAGAAGAACGAAAACGCGGTGATTCTCTTTATCGATGAATTGCACACGATCGTCGGCGCAGGTGGCTCGGAAGGAAGCCTGGACGCTTCGAATATCTTTAAGCCGGCTCTTGCCCGTGGGGAACTTCAGTGTATCGGCGCAACGACGGTGGATGAATACCGCAAGTACATCGAAAAGGATGCGGCTCTCGAACGTCGTTTTCAGAAAATCTTGGTGAATCCGCCGACTGTCGAAGAATCGATCAGAATTTTGAACGGTCTTGTGGACCGTTACGAACGCCATCACAAGGTGAAGTACACGTCGGAAGCGATCCGAGCGGCTGTTGCTTTGGGCGATCGCTATCTTTCGGAACGCTTCTTGCCGGATAAGGCGATTGACGTGATTGACGAAGCGGGCGCTCGCATGCGCCTTGCAAGCATGGCGGTTCCGCCGGAACTCCGCGACATGGAAACACGCCTTGCCGAAGCGACTTCGAACAAGGAAGAGGCCTTGCGCACGGAAAAGTTTGAAGACGCTGCCAAGTACCGTGACGAATCCGATGAACTTCAGAAGAAGATCGCGGAAGTCAAGGAACAGTGGCTCGAAAAGCGCAAAACGGAATGCTTGATCGTAGACGAAGATATGATCCGCGATGTCATCAGCAAGATGACGGGGATTCCCATTTCCCGCTTGGCCGATGAAGAAACGAAGAAGCTGATCAATCTGGACAAGGAAATCAAGCTGCGCATCATTGGACAGGACCGCGCCGTGGAATCGGTCGTCCGTTCGATCCGCCGTTCCCGTGCGGGCATTCGCGATGCGCGCCGTCCGATGGGAAGCTTCCTGTTCCTCGGCCCGACCGGTGTCGGTAAAACGGAACTTGCGAAGGTTCTTTCGCTTTCGCTCTTTGGCGCTGAAGATTCCATGATCCGGATCGATATGAGCGAATACATGGAAAAGCACAGCATTTCCCGTTTGATCGGTGCGCCTCCGGGATACGTCGGTTACGAAGAAGGCGGTGGACAGCTCACGGAAAAGGTGCGCAAGCACCCGTACTCGGTCGTGCTTCTCGATGAAATCGAAAAGGCGCACCCGGACGTCTACAATTTGCTGCTGCAGATTTTGGACGATGGTCAGCTCACCGATAGCTTCGGTCGCAAAATTAACTTTAAGAATACGATCATCATCATGACTTCGAACGTCGGCGCCCGTGAAGTAAAGCACAGCACCGGTATGGGCTTTACAAAGCTTTCGGAATCGGATGATTACGAACGCATGGAAGCGACGATTCATGAAGAAGCGAAGAACGTATTCTCGCCAGAATTCTTGAACCGTATCGATGACCAGATTGTTTTCCGCAGCCTGAACAAGAAGGACTTGATTCAGATTGTGGACATTCTGCTCGGCAACGTGCAGAATAACCTTTCGGAACGCGGCGTGCTGCTCGAATTTTCGGAGAAGGCGAAGGAAGCGATCGTGGATCATGGTTACGATCCGGCTCTTGGCGCAAGACCGCTCCGCAGAAGCATTCAGCAGCTCGTGGAAGACGAACTTTCGGAAGGTCTGTTGATG
- the lysS gene encoding lysine--tRNA ligase: MQEMNDQVKARLDKLTKFKEMGVNPYPHKFNRTHTSEDLRNQKDELLKSEQKIAFAGRVIRFNRKGKLCFMHLKDRYGRLQIVCAKDIVGEADYEIVKMIDFGDFVGVDGTMMETKTGEYSVKAEKITMLSKAVRPLPVPKEIIDENGNKKIFNEFKDVDTRYRERYIDMALNDDVRDVFIKRSRVLQSIREYLLENKFIEVETPTLQPIYGGANARPFTTHHNAADMTLYLRVAPELYLKRCIVGGMERVFEFSKNFRNEGMDRTHSPEFTGLEFYQAYADYNDMMIHFENIYERAAIAATGSTKVNYQGTEIDFKAPWPRYTMYDAIQKFGGYDVTTMSDDDLKAVIQKLGGSMDGEWIRGRAIIELFELTVEKQLIQPTFIIDMPKESTPLCKSHRVNPDLIEQFEPYANGWELGNAYTELNDPIRQRELLEDQVRRGRGGEGETHPMDENFLDAVESGLPPTGGVGFGIDRMIMLLTNQQTIRDVILFPLMKPET; the protein is encoded by the coding sequence ATGCAAGAAATGAATGACCAAGTTAAGGCTCGTCTCGACAAGCTCACAAAGTTCAAGGAAATGGGCGTCAACCCGTATCCGCACAAGTTCAACCGTACTCACACTTCGGAAGATCTTCGCAACCAGAAAGATGAACTTCTGAAATCGGAACAGAAAATCGCTTTCGCCGGTCGCGTCATTCGTTTCAATCGCAAGGGCAAACTCTGCTTTATGCATTTGAAAGACCGCTACGGTCGTCTTCAGATCGTTTGCGCCAAGGACATCGTTGGCGAAGCGGATTATGAAATCGTCAAGATGATCGACTTCGGCGACTTCGTCGGTGTCGATGGCACCATGATGGAAACCAAGACAGGGGAATATTCCGTCAAGGCGGAAAAGATTACGATGCTTTCGAAGGCCGTGCGTCCGCTCCCGGTTCCTAAGGAAATCATCGACGAAAACGGCAATAAGAAGATTTTCAACGAATTCAAGGATGTGGACACCCGCTATCGCGAACGTTACATCGACATGGCTTTGAACGATGACGTGCGTGATGTTTTTATCAAGCGCAGCCGTGTGCTTCAGTCCATTCGTGAATATCTCCTTGAAAACAAGTTTATCGAAGTAGAAACCCCGACGCTCCAGCCGATTTACGGCGGTGCCAATGCGCGTCCGTTTACCACGCACCACAACGCGGCGGACATGACGCTCTACTTGCGCGTCGCACCGGAACTTTATTTGAAGCGCTGCATTGTCGGCGGTATGGAACGCGTTTTCGAATTCTCGAAGAACTTCCGCAACGAAGGCATGGACCGTACGCATAGCCCGGAATTCACCGGTCTAGAATTCTACCAGGCTTATGCAGACTACAACGACATGATGATTCACTTCGAAAACATTTACGAACGTGCAGCGATTGCTGCAACGGGTTCGACGAAGGTGAATTATCAGGGCACGGAAATCGACTTCAAGGCTCCGTGGCCGCGTTATACGATGTACGATGCCATCCAGAAGTTCGGCGGCTATGATGTCACCACGATGTCGGACGATGACCTGAAGGCTGTAATCCAGAAGCTCGGCGGCTCGATGGACGGCGAATGGATTCGTGGCCGTGCGATTATTGAACTCTTTGAACTCACCGTGGAAAAACAGCTCATTCAGCCGACGTTTATCATCGACATGCCGAAGGAAAGCACGCCGCTCTGCAAGAGCCACCGTGTGAACCCGGATTTGATCGAACAGTTTGAACCGTATGCAAACGGCTGGGAACTCGGTAACGCTTATACCGAATTGAACGATCCCATCCGTCAGCGCGAACTTTTGGAAGATCAGGTTCGCCGTGGTCGCGGTGGTGAAGGTGAAACGCACCCGATGGATGAAAACTTCCTCGACGCTGTGGAATCCGGACTTCCGCCGACCGGTGGTGTTGGCTTTGGCATTGACCGTATGATCATGCTCCTCACCAACCAGCAGACGATCCGTGATGTGATCCTCTTCCCGTTGATGAAGCCGGAAACCTAA
- a CDS encoding leucyl aminopeptidase family protein yields the protein MIKLKIAKHVADNTEAHALFYVKKAVQFSSVLSENGEIRVANVLSEMEKGICQDLEIVEIDGHKTIFVNAAMERGLSSLDHLRMAGYRLGKRARQKQFKTVKLLLADAADEQAKAIFHGLYYSAYKFDKYKSKTTKDFTVTFDIEAGERTKDFERIAAEVAVEQHYTNLAKDLINTVGSELYPEAFAHIAIREAHKVPGVAISILNSKLLANEGFNGLLTVGGGSRFEPCMVKLTYSPKNAPKDKHLAIVGKGITFDTGGISLKPAKNMKEMQSDMSGAAATLAAICAAAELKIPLKISAYLCLAENRIGSGAVLPGDIFKAKNGKTVMVDNTDAEGRLVLSDGICAAAENGATHIVDLATLTGAMVRALGPAITGYFTNDEELSQKIKAAGDATCEKFWQMPLEDEYANELDDHYADLSNIGKSAGAILAALFLREFVPEGIKWSHWDIAGTAYVERPWKYTTYGATGIGVQSLIELSRELGDKA from the coding sequence ATGATTAAACTGAAAATTGCAAAGCATGTCGCAGACAACACTGAAGCTCATGCATTATTCTATGTAAAAAAAGCCGTTCAATTTTCCTCGGTTCTGTCCGAAAATGGAGAAATTCGAGTTGCGAACGTCCTCTCCGAAATGGAAAAAGGCATCTGCCAAGATCTTGAAATCGTCGAAATCGACGGTCACAAGACCATTTTTGTAAACGCCGCCATGGAACGCGGACTGTCCTCCCTGGATCATCTTCGTATGGCGGGCTACCGTCTGGGCAAGCGCGCCCGCCAAAAACAGTTCAAGACTGTCAAACTTCTGCTCGCAGACGCCGCAGACGAACAGGCGAAGGCGATTTTCCACGGTCTGTATTACAGCGCCTACAAGTTCGACAAGTACAAGTCGAAAACGACCAAGGACTTCACCGTCACGTTCGACATCGAAGCGGGCGAACGCACCAAGGACTTTGAACGCATTGCGGCAGAAGTCGCCGTAGAACAGCACTATACAAACCTCGCCAAGGACTTGATCAACACGGTCGGTTCCGAGCTTTACCCAGAGGCTTTTGCCCACATCGCCATCCGCGAAGCCCACAAGGTTCCGGGTGTCGCCATCTCGATCCTGAACTCGAAGCTCCTCGCCAACGAAGGCTTCAACGGACTCTTGACCGTCGGTGGCGGAAGCCGTTTTGAACCGTGCATGGTCAAGCTCACCTACAGCCCAAAGAACGCTCCCAAGGACAAGCACCTTGCAATTGTCGGCAAGGGCATTACCTTTGACACCGGCGGAATTTCCTTGAAGCCAGCCAAGAACATGAAGGAAATGCAAAGCGACATGTCGGGTGCGGCAGCAACCCTTGCCGCCATCTGCGCCGCAGCAGAGCTCAAAATTCCGCTCAAAATTTCCGCCTACCTTTGCCTTGCCGAAAACCGAATCGGTTCCGGAGCCGTGCTCCCGGGCGATATCTTCAAGGCGAAGAACGGCAAGACCGTGATGGTCGATAACACTGACGCCGAAGGACGCCTGGTGCTTTCGGACGGCATCTGTGCCGCTGCCGAAAACGGTGCGACGCACATCGTGGACCTTGCCACGCTGACCGGCGCCATGGTCCGTGCACTAGGCCCGGCAATCACCGGTTACTTCACAAACGACGAAGAACTTTCCCAAAAGATCAAGGCTGCGGGCGACGCAACCTGCGAAAAGTTCTGGCAAATGCCGCTCGAAGACGAATACGCAAACGAGCTCGACGATCACTATGCCGATCTTTCAAACATCGGCAAAAGCGCCGGTGCAATCCTTGCGGCACTTTTCCTCCGCGAATTCGTTCCGGAAGGAATCAAGTGGTCTCACTGGGATATCGCCGGTACCGCCTATGTGGAACGTCCTTGGAAGTATACGACTTACGGAGCCACGGGCATCGGTGTCCAATCCCTTATTGAACTCTCACGTGAACTTGGAGACAAAGCGTGA
- a CDS encoding phosphomannomutase, which produces METAAQLWKKIQSSEFNPATDMHLVEDVKKIALASVEPCKVSFGTSGFRGEIGTEFTLRTVEVIATAIIRMYKEADAELLEALGVANFEELQERGIVLGHDNRLLGDEFCKAVAQVFAKAGVKKIYYGGEMATPEFSAAVELLKAACSINMTPSHNPSNYAGIKFNPADGGPAGPEITCHITRISNELMKDFKREDLEEVEMKAFDSIEVYNEFLHKQGTIQFARIQKLLDEGRLTLVCDHVHGATRKRPNVILGNPQCLMCLRTEDDPLFGGIAPEPSSKNLEGVKKILDQSKSWFRLGCIFDPDGDRVRFYDGTREIDMNRFGAIAYHYMVTWRKEQGVVAKSVATSNFVNVIANKLGAPVMETPVGFKNFRPWLARKANPKALIAFEESDGISGLNNTLEKDAQFGLLLALEIMATTGKNLGEYLEELYKEFGEFYPNRAGFEVDKSLVGDPLVAQVNAVACKAKVGTVVKVGDKEKKVREVLTLDGVKIIFEDDSWMLIRPSGTEPKVRIYTECREEAEKDAMFEAAKALFFNK; this is translated from the coding sequence ATGGAAACAGCTGCTCAACTTTGGAAAAAGATCCAGTCCTCTGAATTCAACCCCGCCACCGACATGCATCTTGTCGAAGACGTCAAGAAGATCGCCCTCGCAAGTGTCGAACCGTGCAAGGTAAGCTTTGGTACGTCCGGCTTCCGCGGTGAAATCGGTACGGAATTCACCCTCCGCACAGTCGAAGTGATCGCTACTGCTATCATTCGCATGTACAAAGAAGCGGATGCGGAACTCCTTGAAGCTCTTGGCGTTGCCAACTTCGAAGAACTTCAGGAACGCGGTATCGTACTCGGTCACGACAACCGTCTTCTCGGTGATGAATTCTGCAAGGCAGTCGCTCAGGTCTTTGCCAAGGCTGGCGTGAAGAAAATCTACTACGGTGGCGAAATGGCTACGCCGGAATTCTCCGCCGCCGTTGAACTTCTCAAGGCCGCTTGCTCGATCAACATGACCCCGAGCCACAACCCGTCCAACTATGCCGGTATCAAGTTCAACCCGGCTGATGGCGGTCCTGCGGGTCCGGAAATCACTTGCCACATTACCCGCATTTCGAACGAACTCATGAAGGACTTCAAGCGTGAAGACCTCGAAGAAGTCGAAATGAAGGCTTTTGATTCCATTGAAGTTTACAACGAATTCCTCCACAAGCAGGGCACGATCCAGTTCGCCCGCATCCAGAAGCTTCTCGACGAAGGCCGCTTGACCCTCGTCTGCGACCACGTCCACGGCGCAACCCGCAAGCGTCCGAACGTGATTCTCGGCAATCCACAGTGCCTCATGTGCCTGCGTACCGAAGACGATCCGCTGTTCGGCGGAATCGCTCCGGAACCGAGTTCCAAAAACCTCGAAGGCGTGAAGAAGATTCTCGACCAGAGCAAGAGCTGGTTCCGTCTCGGCTGCATTTTCGACCCGGATGGTGACCGCGTTCGTTTTTACGACGGCACCCGTGAAATCGACATGAACCGTTTCGGCGCAATCGCTTACCACTATATGGTGACCTGGCGCAAGGAACAGGGCGTTGTCGCAAAGTCCGTCGCTACTTCCAATTTTGTGAACGTCATTGCGAACAAGCTCGGCGCTCCGGTGATGGAAACTCCGGTCGGCTTCAAGAATTTCCGCCCGTGGCTTGCCCGCAAGGCGAATCCGAAGGCTCTCATCGCTTTCGAAGAATCCGACGGTATTTCGGGCTTGAACAACACGCTCGAAAAGGACGCTCAGTTCGGCCTTCTTCTCGCTCTCGAAATCATGGCAACGACCGGCAAGAACCTCGGCGAATACCTCGAAGAACTTTATAAGGAATTCGGCGAATTCTACCCGAACCGCGCAGGCTTCGAAGTGGACAAGTCCCTCGTTGGCGATCCGCTCGTCGCTCAGGTGAACGCTGTGGCTTGCAAGGCTAAAGTCGGCACTGTGGTCAAGGTCGGCGATAAGGAAAAGAAGGTTCGCGAAGTCTTGACTTTGGACGGCGTGAAGATTATTTTCGAAGACGATTCCTGGATGCTCATCCGTCCGTCTGGTACGGAACCGAAGGTGCGCATTTATACGGAATGCCGTGAAGAAGCAGAAAAGGACGCTATGTTTGAAGCGGCCAAGGCGCTCTTCTTCAACAAGTAA